In Nicotiana tabacum cultivar K326 chromosome 11, ASM71507v2, whole genome shotgun sequence, a single window of DNA contains:
- the LOC107765366 gene encoding uncharacterized protein LOC107765366 has protein sequence MDAVARPKLAEHGTEFFSGKIGIFPFVFKEPAKRNSKNRVAGTLETKPILSVTKDVTRTCLIEKVLPAIRSKWPLSQSNAPIFIQQDNARPHLSVNGLQFTEAARQDGFDIRFCFQPPNSLDLNVLDLRVFRAIQSLQHQMAPKTIDELVNAVEKSFNDIKVERLNHVFLTLQSCMVEVMKDKGGNNYKVPHMKKDMLERHGTLPTQVCCDIGIVNETLALL, from the coding sequence ATGGATGCTGTTGCGCGCCCTAAGCTTGCTGAACATGGAACTGAGTTTTTTTCAGGAAAAATAGGAATATTTCCTTTTGTGTTCAAGGAACCCGCCAAAAGGAATAGCAAAAACAGAGTAGCTGGAACTTTAGAAACAAAGCCTATTTTATCAGTCACTAAAGATGTCACTAGGACTTGTTTAATTGAAAAAGTTCTTCCGGCGATTCGATCAAAATGGCCACTTTCGCAGTCAAATGCTCCTATTTTTATCCAACAAGATAATGCGAGACCTCACCTTAGTGTTAATGGCTTGCAATTTACCGAAGCTGCTCGGCAAGATGGATTTGATATTAGGTTTTGCTTTCAACCTCCTAACAGTCTAGATTTAAATGTTTTGGACCTCAGAGTCTTCAGAGCTATTCAATCTCTTCAACATCAAATGGCTCCTAAAACTATTGACGAGTTAGTAAATGCAGTCGAGAAATCGTTTAATGACATAAAAGTTGAACGACTGAATCACGTGTTTCTGACTCTACAATCTTGCATGGTTGAAGTGATGAAAGATAAAGGTGGAAACAATTACAAAGTGCCACATATGAAAAAAGACATGCTAGAACGACATGGAACTCTTCCTACTCAAGTTTGTTGCGACATTGGTATTGTTAATGAAACTCTAGCTCTGCTTTAA
- the LOC107765363 gene encoding trihelix transcription factor DF1, giving the protein MELLTDGDGHRSNEVTTFPNNSLTPFPVSTNAVYSHPASVIPPPPEIDHLSVSPARKLRPVRCGNGRSYVDMVDSSCDMDETLMNCSSDLGGFFNQFSAQNANTVIPRECVFEFSAVQQMKSVFDADCFNLISQARILEAEFSSSSDDSESSEAIEERLNRKRKRERRKSLKLYLEDMVRRLMDKQEQMHKQLIEMIEKKEQERIIREEGWKQQEIERAKRDEEVRAEETSRNLALISFLENLLGDEFQIPKSSEMSSRVKDEGEVHGHEADVRSDPCNRRWPKSEVQDLVSIRIALDHKFLKGAKGSVWEEVADGLAKKGYIRTPKKCKEKWENINKYYKRTIDSGKACLRNYRSCPYFRELDILYKSHLLTQGTGDCVKSETESKMVEE; this is encoded by the exons ATGGAACTCCTCACTGACGGCGACGGTCACCGGTCAAACGAGGTCACTACTTTCCCCAACAACAGCCTTACTCCTTTTCCAGTATCCACTAACGCCGTTTATTCTCATCCAGCCTCCGTTATTCCTCCTCCACCGGAAATCGACCACCTTTCGGTTTCCCCTGCCCGTAAGCTCCGTCCGGTACGGTGCGGAAACGGCCGTAGCTATGTCGATATGGTGGACTCCAGCTGTGACATGGACGAGACTCTGATGAACTGCAGCAGTGATTTAGGAGGGTTTTTTAATCAGTTCTCTGCTCAAAATGCAAATACAGTCATACCGAGAGAGTGTGTCTTTGAATTCTCGGCAGTTCAGCAAATGAAGTCGGTGTTTGATGCTGATTGCTTCAACTTGATCTCCCAAGCTCGTATTTTGGAGGCTGAATTtag CTCATCTTCAGATGACAGCGAATCATCGGAGGCAATTGAAGAACGATTaaataggaagaggaagaggGAAAGACGGAAGAGTCTTAAATTATATCTTGAAGACATGGTAAGGAGGCTGATGGACAAGCAAGAGCAGATGCACAAACAATTAATAGAGATGATAGAGAAGAAGGAACAGGAGAGAATCATACGGGAAGAAGGTTGGAAGCAGCAAGAGATAGAAAGGGCAAAGCGGGATGAGGAGGTTAGAGCTGAAGAGACATCTAGAAACTTGGCCCTTATTTCTTTCCTCGAGAATCTGTTGGGTGATGAGTTCCAGATTCCAAAATCATCAGAAATGTCAAGCCGAGTTAAAGATGAAGGTGAAGTTCATGGTCATGAAGCTGATGTTAGATCTGATCCCTGTAATAGGAGATGGCCAAAATCTGAAGTGCAAGACCTTGTATCAATTCGAATTGCTTTAGATCACAAGTTTCTTAAAGGGGCTAAAGGATCTGTGTGGGAAGAGGTAGCCGATGGATTGGCAAAGAAAGGTTACATCCGGACTCCGAAAAAGTGTAAAGAAAAATGGGAGAACATTAACAAGTACTATAAAAGGACAATTGACAGTGGGAAGGCATGTCTAAGAAACTACAGATCATGCCCCTATTTCCGCGAATTGGACATTCTTTATAAGAGCCACCTACTTACCCAAGGTACGGGAGATTGTGTGAAGAGTGAGACAGAAAGCAAAATGGTGGAAGAGTAA
- the LOC107765368 gene encoding uncharacterized protein LOC107765368, producing MKIILLRIIVVFFFVLPIYSAILSDNPLVEFSNGEELGKMAGYGEEKLSTVIIHGTLLCHHHQSCADIIDTHLPPHPVSGANVAVFCGTSEGKVRGSSWSKNITNESGKFVIDLPSHLHSIPNLENTCKIQLLHLPKDSLCRRHSFTRKQYKRSIKLTSIGDGIRIYTTHKIQLITPKASQAGCTNKFHNKKRLL from the exons ATGAAGATAATACTGTTAAGGATCATCGTCGTCTTCTTTTTTGTTCTACCAATttattcagccatattatcagACAACCCTTTAGTTGAATTTTCTAACGGAGAAGAGTTGGGAAAGATGGCTGGTTATGGAGAAGAAAAACTCTCTACTGTTATCATCCATGGTACTCTTCTTtgtcatcatcatcaatcttgcgCAGATATAATAGACACACACCTTCCTCCACATCCCGTTTCAG GAGCAAATGTGGCTGTCTTTTGTGGAACTAGTGAGGGAAAGGTGAGGGGATCGTCATGgtccaaaaatataacaaatgAAAGTGGAAAGTTCGTAATAGATCTCCCTTCTCATCTCCATTCTATTCCTAATTTGGAAAACACATGcaagattcaacttcttcatTTGCCAAAGGACTCCCTTTGTCGTCGTCATTCTTTTACAAGGAAACAGTACAAGAGATCAATCAAACTAACATCTATAGGAGATGGCATACGCATTTACACGACTCATAAGATCCAGTTAATTACCCCTAAAGCTTCACAAGCAGGATGCACTAACAAATTTCACAACAAGAAGAGATTGTTATAA